In a single window of the Balaenoptera acutorostrata chromosome 3, mBalAcu1.1, whole genome shotgun sequence genome:
- the ZNF770 gene encoding zinc finger protein 770, protein MMAENNLKMLKIQQCVVANKLPRNRPYICNICFKHFETPSKLARHYLIHTGQKPFECDVCHKTFRQLVHLERHQLTHNLPFKCSICPRHFKNLKTFVKHQQLHNETYQNDVKQVRRLLEAKQEKPVYGMYHALTTEERWALHPCSKSDPTHSPTKKKKNIHACTICGKLFPSQSKLDRHALIHTGQRPFKCVLCSKSFRQSTHLKIHQLTHSEERPFQCCFCQKGFKIQSKLLKHKQIHARNKTLQTLSLKVKSPESGPLPNKLNAKQDSFENGDICESEENNQLDVHSIYIVPFQCPECEECFESEQILNGHKCFPARSGKIPSRLKRSYNYKTIVKKILAKLKRAGGKKLDNFRSEKKVFKNSFLKNCDLISGEQSPEQTQRTFMGSLGKHGTYKTVGNKKKKTLTLPFSWQKHFQSQNMGKNVKGILTPENMLTMDNSVNNKDVSIYGSSGEEFFENCEVLQCGFSITNENIYTGHKMCPCDKCEKVFPSVSKLQRHYLIHTGQRPFGCNVCGKSFRQSAHLKRHKLTHIDKIPYRKSLCQVELENLNKLFIHQGDNVNYSASQQCQTLGFQKYEVAESDQTSEIKVKAESEDFILGTPYRNRQPCLSSALLESEQSHHSHCCSYSGRTERNDGLLYQCSVCSKSFRSPSKLERHYLIHAGQKPFECSVCGKTFRQAPHWKRHQLTHFKE, encoded by the coding sequence ATGATGgctgaaaacaatttgaaaatgctAAAGATTCAACAGTGTGTAGTAGCCAACAAACTACCTAGAAACAGGCCATATATTTGCAATATTTGCTTCAAGCATTTTGAAACACCCTCAAAATTAGCtaggcattatctcattcatACTGGTCAAAAGCCATTTGAATGTGATGTGTGTCATAAAACCTTTAGACAACTAGTTCATCTGGAAAGACATCAACTAACTCATAATCTGCCTTTTAAATGTAGTATTTGTCCACGCCACTTTAAGAATCTGAAGACATTCGTGAAGCACCAACAGCTTCACAATGAAACTTACCAGAATGATGTTAAACAGGTCAGAAGACTGCTGGAGGCCAAGCAAGAAAAGCCAGTGTATGGAATGTATCATGCTCTTACCACAGAGGAGAGATGGGCATTACACCCGTGCTCCAAGTCTGATCCTACACACAGccctacaaagaaaaaaaagaatattcatgcGTGTACAATCTGTGGCAAGCTGTTCCCATCACAGTCAAAACTTGACAGGCATGCACTTATTCATACTGGTCAGAGGCCTTTTAAATGTGTCCTGTGCAGTAAATCTTTTCGACAGTCAACTCACTTAAAAATCCACCAACTCACACATTCAGAGGAAAGACCTTTTCAATGTTGTTTTTGTCAAAAAGGATTTAAGATTCAAAGCAAACTTCTGAAGCATAAACAAATCCATGCCAGGAATAAGACTCTTCAGACCCTTTCATTAAAGGTGAAGAGTCCAGAATCAGGCCCCCTGCCtaataaattaaatgcaaagcAGGATAGTTTTGAAAACGGTGATATATGTGAATCTGAGGAGAATAACCAACTTGATGTCCACTCTATTTATATTGTCCCTTTTCAATGTCCAGAGTGTGAAGAATGTTTTGAATCAGAGCAGATTCTCAATGGACATAAGTGTTTTCCTGCCAGAAGTGGCAAAATTCCAAGCAGGCTCAAAAGAAGCTACAACTATAAAACCATTGTTAAAAAAATCTTGGCTAAGCTTAAACGTGCTGGGGGtaaaaaattagataattttcgatctgagaaaaaagtatttaaaaacagTTTCTTGAAAAATTGTGATCTTATTTCTGGTGAGCAGAGCCCTGAACAAACCCAGAGAACATTTATGGGTTCTCTTGGCAAGCATGGAACATATAAGACAGttggcaataaaaagaagaaaacgttGACTTTGCCATTTTCTTGGCAAAAGCACTTCCAGAGCCAAAATATGGGAAAAAACGTAAAAGGTATTCTTACACCAGAGAACATGTTAACTATGGATAATTCTGTGAATAATAAAGATGTATCTATCTATGGTTCATCAGGTGAGGAATTCTTTGAAAACTGCGAAGTGCTTCAGTGTGGTTTTTcaattacaaatgaaaacatCTATACTGGACATAAGATGTGTCCTTGTGACAAATGTGAGAAAGTGTTTCCTTCCGTATCTAAACTACAAAGACACTATTTAATTCATACTGGACAGAGGCCTTTTGGCTGTAATGTTTGTGGGAAATCTTTTAGACAGTCAGCTCACTTGAAAAGACATAAATTAACTCATATTGATAAGATTCCATATAGAAAATCTCTTTGCCAAGTAGAATTGGAAAATTTGAACAAACTTTTCATTCATCAAGGTGATAATGTTAACTATAGTGCTTCCCAACAATGTCAGACTCTTGGTTTTCAAAAATACGAGGTCGCAGAGTCAGATCAAACATCAGAAATAAAAGTTAAGGCAGAATCAGAGGATTTCATTCTTGGTACCCCCTATAGGAACAGGCAGCCCTGTCTCTCTAGTGCACTTCTGGAATCAGAGCAGAGCCATCATAGTCATTGTTGTAGTTATTCAGGGCGTACTGAGAGGAACGATGGCCTTCTTTACCAATGCAGTGTTTGTTCTAAAAGTTTTAGATCCCCGTCGAAGCTGGAAAGACACTATCTAATTCATGCAGGGCAGAAGCCATTCGAATGCTCAGTTTGTGGCAAAACATTCAGACAGGCTCCACACTGGAAGAGACATCAACTTACTCACTTTAAGGAATGA